The following are encoded in a window of Cytophagia bacterium CHB2 genomic DNA:
- a CDS encoding PEGA domain-containing protein: MFASMGLPSRVLSRRLGITTLLMLLMLAGIDRSQAQTEEVAEPAETKPENFARTQILTRPTGAIVFLEGEYGLAGRAPYTVTYFLRGNYEIKTKLRGYEDWSADYFFNGRGAEKISIKLSPKTRLKALLRSAVVPGMGQAYSDQRVKGLVIGAMQFTSLGVFFIEELRYRDSVDDFNAALTAFQNDANQRTRLDAAQARLDRRYETRQRWAIITASIYIYNLIDVIAFFPSYHRNGLDVSLTVSPPTDFTDQSAQVGVRAQF, encoded by the coding sequence ATGTTCGCTAGCATGGGCTTGCCGTCTCGCGTGTTGAGTCGCAGGCTAGGGATAACAACGCTGCTAATGCTGTTAATGCTAGCCGGTATTGATCGCAGTCAGGCGCAAACGGAAGAGGTGGCGGAGCCGGCAGAAACTAAGCCGGAAAACTTCGCCCGCACCCAGATTTTGACCCGGCCCACGGGTGCTATTGTATTCTTGGAAGGCGAGTACGGCCTGGCGGGACGCGCGCCTTACACCGTCACCTATTTTTTGCGCGGCAATTATGAGATCAAAACCAAATTGCGCGGCTATGAGGATTGGTCGGCGGATTATTTTTTCAACGGGCGAGGCGCGGAGAAAATCTCAATCAAACTCTCGCCGAAAACGCGCTTAAAAGCGCTGCTGCGCTCGGCCGTCGTTCCCGGCATGGGCCAGGCCTATAGCGATCAGCGGGTCAAGGGGTTGGTCATCGGCGCCATGCAATTCACCTCGTTGGGCGTGTTTTTCATAGAGGAATTGCGCTATCGCGACAGCGTCGATGACTTTAACGCGGCATTGACGGCCTTTCAAAACGACGCCAACCAGCGAACGCGTCTGGATGCGGCGCAAGCGCGCTTGGACCGTCGCTATGAAACGCGGCAACGGTGGGCGATCATCACGGCCAGTATCTATATTTACAACCTGATCGATGTCATTGCATTTTTTCCCTCCTACCATCGAAATGGTTTGGATGTTAGCCTGACCGTTAGCCCGCCCACGGATTTCACCGATCAATCTGCCCAGGTGGGCGTTCGTGCCCAATTCTGA